A single Magnetovibrio sp. PR-2 DNA region contains:
- a CDS encoding arginyltransferase — MRHRPASKTHFFFTTTPLPCPYLEGRVERRMVTELMGPEAVGLNDQLSIAGFRRSHTIAYTPVCDGCSACVSVRIPVDEFTPNKTQRRIANRNIDLVVGERAAIATREQYDLFKDYIDERHGDGDMALMGHSDYRALVEETPVKSNLVEFRTTDGQLIAGCLTDRLGDGLSAVYSFFNAEEDKRSLGTYVVLWLVERAKELGLSYVYLGYWVQGSPKMDYKRNFRPLEAYTPGGWQRLPAKSKSR; from the coding sequence ATGCGTCATCGCCCCGCATCGAAGACACATTTCTTCTTCACCACCACACCACTGCCCTGCCCTTATCTAGAAGGTCGGGTGGAACGGCGTATGGTGACGGAACTGATGGGGCCTGAAGCCGTTGGACTGAACGACCAGTTGTCCATTGCGGGTTTTCGTCGCTCACACACCATTGCCTATACCCCGGTGTGCGACGGGTGCTCGGCCTGTGTGTCGGTGCGCATCCCTGTGGACGAATTCACCCCCAACAAAACCCAACGCCGCATCGCCAACCGCAACATAGACTTGGTGGTGGGCGAGCGCGCGGCCATCGCGACCCGCGAACAGTATGACTTGTTTAAAGACTACATCGATGAACGCCATGGCGACGGCGATATGGCCCTGATGGGACATTCGGATTACCGCGCACTGGTCGAAGAAACTCCGGTCAAATCTAATTTGGTTGAATTTCGCACCACCGATGGCCAGCTAATAGCTGGGTGCCTAACCGATCGCCTCGGCGACGGTCTCAGTGCCGTGTACAGTTTCTTTAACGCCGAAGAAGACAAACGCAGCTTAGGCACCTATGTGGTTTTGTGGTTGGTCGAACGGGCCAAAGAACTGGGGTTGAGCTATGTCTACTTGGGGTATTGGGTGCAAGGCAGTCCGAAAATGGACTACAAGCGCAACTTCCGTCCCCTGGAAGCTTACACCCCTGGCGGTTGGCAACGCTTACCCGCAAAATCCAAAAGTCGCTAA
- a CDS encoding TRAP transporter substrate-binding protein — protein MKRRDFVKGAALAAGAVALTACGKEEEAKKAPAPAAPMINKERIEMVMVATWGRDFPGLGTGAQRLAKRISDMTDGRIQVQYFAAGERVGAFDSFDEVASGNAQAYHAADYYWKGKHPGWAYFTAVPFGLTYTEMNAWIRFGGGQELWDKLAGDFGLKCLAAGNTGVQMGGWFNKEINTADDLKGLKMRIPGLGGDVMAKLGASPVSLPGGQIYENLVSGAIDATEWVGPWNDRAMKFYEAAKYYYYPGMHEPGSTLAMGMNASWFSKLSKSDQAILEAAAAQENDFMMSEYNAKNGEALADLVTNQGVKLRKFSDEVYDSFGEAADEVFATVLEHSPLAKEIHESFASARKDLGAWSKISDQAYVAQRNRVLGV, from the coding sequence ATGAAACGTCGTGATTTTGTCAAAGGCGCAGCCCTGGCTGCCGGTGCTGTAGCCCTGACCGCTTGCGGTAAGGAAGAAGAAGCGAAAAAAGCCCCGGCTCCTGCAGCGCCCATGATCAACAAAGAGCGCATCGAAATGGTGATGGTTGCCACGTGGGGGCGTGACTTCCCGGGGTTGGGTACAGGCGCACAACGCTTGGCCAAACGCATTTCCGACATGACCGATGGGCGCATTCAAGTTCAATACTTCGCCGCCGGCGAACGCGTGGGCGCCTTCGACAGCTTTGACGAAGTCGCATCTGGCAACGCACAGGCTTATCACGCTGCCGATTACTACTGGAAAGGCAAACACCCGGGCTGGGCGTACTTCACCGCTGTTCCGTTTGGTTTGACCTACACCGAAATGAACGCCTGGATCCGTTTTGGCGGCGGTCAGGAACTGTGGGACAAGCTGGCCGGCGATTTTGGCCTGAAATGCTTGGCTGCGGGTAACACCGGTGTGCAGATGGGCGGTTGGTTCAACAAAGAAATCAACACCGCCGACGACCTGAAAGGTCTGAAAATGCGCATTCCGGGTCTTGGCGGCGACGTCATGGCCAAGTTGGGTGCTTCTCCGGTTTCTCTGCCGGGTGGTCAAATCTATGAAAACTTGGTATCCGGTGCCATTGACGCCACCGAATGGGTGGGCCCGTGGAACGATCGCGCCATGAAGTTCTATGAAGCGGCCAAGTACTATTACTATCCGGGTATGCACGAGCCGGGCTCCACCCTCGCCATGGGCATGAACGCATCTTGGTTCAGCAAGCTGTCCAAATCGGATCAAGCCATCCTGGAAGCCGCTGCGGCGCAAGAAAACGACTTCATGATGTCGGAATACAACGCCAAAAACGGTGAAGCCCTGGCCGATCTGGTCACCAACCAAGGCGTCAAGCTGCGCAAGTTCTCCGACGAAGTCTATGACAGCTTCGGTGAAGCTGCAGACGAAGTCTTCGCAACCGTGCTGGAACACAGCCCGTTGGCGAAAGAGATCCACGAAAGCTTCGCCTCTGCCCGTAAAGACCTGGGCGCCTGGTCGAAAATTTCCGATCAAGCCTACGTCGCACAGCGCAACCGCGTTCTGGGCGTTTGA
- a CDS encoding flagellar motor protein MotB: MADNVTIVVKKIKKGGGGHHGGAWKIAYADFVTAMMAFFLLLWLLNAVSQEQLEGIADYFAPTVTSTSQSGSGDILGGTTVAVDGALEDTVSRPSVTMDLPPPSAGSGGEAMQDEVVQAEVDAEEMKKKAENDQFEQAEQELKEALQTIPEFQQLAESLMVDNTPEGLRIQVVDQDGLSMFPSGSSAMYEHTERVLKLVTQIIQKMPQDIAISGHTDAVPMSGGDYAEYTNWELSSDRANSARRQLLQMGVPPERFARVVGKAATEPLLKDDPQNARNRRLSIVMMRGTGDQPDPTKPREPPKSIISGE; encoded by the coding sequence TTGGCTGACAACGTAACCATTGTCGTAAAGAAGATCAAAAAAGGTGGCGGCGGCCACCATGGTGGCGCGTGGAAAATTGCCTACGCTGACTTCGTCACCGCAATGATGGCGTTCTTTTTGTTGTTGTGGCTGCTGAACGCCGTGTCCCAAGAACAATTGGAAGGCATTGCGGATTACTTCGCCCCCACCGTGACCTCGACTTCGCAATCGGGTTCTGGCGACATCCTGGGCGGCACCACCGTGGCTGTGGATGGTGCCTTGGAAGACACCGTTAGCCGCCCCTCCGTCACCATGGATCTCCCCCCACCGTCTGCCGGTTCGGGCGGTGAAGCCATGCAAGACGAAGTCGTGCAGGCCGAAGTCGACGCCGAAGAGATGAAGAAAAAGGCGGAAAACGACCAATTCGAGCAAGCCGAACAAGAGCTTAAAGAAGCTTTGCAGACCATCCCAGAATTCCAGCAGCTGGCCGAAAGCCTGATGGTGGACAACACACCGGAAGGCCTGCGCATTCAAGTGGTGGACCAAGACGGCTTGTCCATGTTCCCGTCCGGCAGCTCTGCCATGTATGAGCACACCGAACGCGTGTTGAAGCTGGTCACGCAGATCATTCAAAAGATGCCCCAAGACATTGCCATCAGCGGGCATACGGACGCCGTGCCCATGTCGGGTGGTGACTATGCTGAGTACACCAACTGGGAGCTGTCATCGGACCGTGCAAACTCTGCACGACGCCAGCTACTGCAAATGGGCGTGCCACCGGAGCGTTTCGCCCGCGTGGTGGGCAAGGCCGCAACCGAGCCGCTGTTGAAGGATGACCCCCAAAACGCGCGCAACCGCCGTTTGTCCATCGTCATGATGCGCGGCACCGGCGATCAGCCGGATCCGACCAAGCCCAGAGAACCGCCGAAAAGCATCATCAGCGGCGAGTAA